A window of the Hypomesus transpacificus isolate Combined female chromosome 10, fHypTra1, whole genome shotgun sequence genome harbors these coding sequences:
- the tssk6 gene encoding testis-specific serine/threonine-protein kinase 6, producing the protein MHNEKVLRGMGYKLGITIGEGSYSKVKLASSQKHNSQVAIKIVDRRKAPLDFVSKFLPRELALLRTVRHANIVHVHEFIEVCNGKLYIVMEAAVTDLLQKIQEVSCIAEDQAKPMFSQIVSAVDYLHENNIVHRDLKCENVLLTIDNQVKITDFGFGRFSAGYPELSNTYCGSAAYAPPEVLLGVPYDPKKYDVWSLGVILYVMVTGCMPFDDTNVSKLPRIQRKALVYPEDSTVSGPCRECIKVLLQFSPSNRPTIKQVLEQSWLQ; encoded by the coding sequence ATGCACAACGAGAAGGTTTTGCGCGGGATGGGTTACAAACTGGGGATAACGATCGGCGAGGGAAGCTACTCCAAAGTCAAACTTGCCAGCTCACAGAAACACAACTCACAGGTCGCCATCAAAATCGTTGACCGTAGAAAGGCACCTCTTGACTTCGTGAGCAAGTTTCTACCCAGAGAACTAGCATTGTTGAGAACTGTCCGACACGCCAACATAGTGCATGTCCACGAATTCATCGAAGTTTGCAACGGGAAACTATACATTGTTATGGAGGCAGCAGTAACGGATTTACTCCAAAAGATCCAAGAGGTCAGTTGCATCGCTGAAGACCAGGCCAAGCCTATGTTCTCCCAGATTGTCAGCGCGGTGGACTACCTTCACGAAAACAACATTGTGCATAGAGACCTCAAGTGTGAAAATGTACTACTGACTATAGACAATCAGGTGAAGATCACCGACTTTGGTTTTGGGAGGTTTTCTGCGGGCTACCCAGAACTGAGTAACACCTACTGCGGATCCGCGGCCTATGCCCCGCCCGAGGTTCTTCTTGGAGTTCCGTACGACCCGAAGAAATATGATGTGTGGAGTCTAGGTGTTATTCTGTATGTCATGGTCACCGGCTGCATGCCGTTCGACGATACCAACGTCAGCAAGCTCCCGCGCATCCAGCGCAAGGCCTTGGTCTACCCAGAAGACTCAACAGTGAGCGGACCTTGCCGAGAATGCATCAAAGTTCTGTTGCAGTTCAGCCCCTCGAACCGTCCGACCATAAAGCAGGTGTTAGAGCAGTCTTGGCTGCAATAG